The following proteins are encoded in a genomic region of Triticum dicoccoides isolate Atlit2015 ecotype Zavitan chromosome 1B, WEW_v2.0, whole genome shotgun sequence:
- the LOC119349243 gene encoding cytochrome P450 84A1-like, protein MAAYAKVGTEFLKDPLIWLFLASLAFVILQRRRLGSAPFPPGPKPLPVIGNMALVDQLTHRGLAALAKQYGGLLHLRLGRLHVYAVSTPEYAREVLHVQDAALSNRPATIAVVYLTYGRSDMAFAHNGAYWRQMRKLCVTKIFSRRRAETWLAVREGYGALACAVSRRCGEAVNLGELIFNLTVSVIFRAAFSTRDEDGLDEFIAILQEFSSLLGLFHIGDFFPWLGWVGRRGFNRRLRTARGALDKFIDRIIDEHMKRGKNAADPEADLVDGLLAFLAEANPISGKHREDALRFTRDNAKAMIMDMLFGGPETVGSMTEWAMAEMMRSPDDLRRLQRELANVVGLHRTVDETDLDKLPFLRCVVKEALRMHPPIPLLLHEAAKDCFVGGYSVPKGSRVLVNAWAINRDPGAWKDGDTFRPSRFMPGEGEAAELDLNGGCYEFLPFGSGRRSCPAQGLGQHAVEFAVAQLAHGFNWELPDGMKPAELDMGDIFGLTALRATRLYAVPTPRLTCPM, encoded by the exons ATGGCGGCCTATGCAAAGGTCGGCACGGAGTTTCTCAAGGATCCACTGATCTGGTTGTTCCTCGCCTCGCTGGCTTTCGTCATTCTGCAGAGGCGGCGGCTGGGCAGCGCGCCATTTCCTCCGGGCCCGAAGCCGCTGCCGGTCATCGGCAACATGGCGTTGGTGGACCAGCTGACACACCGCGGCCTAGCGGCGCTAGCGAAGCAGTACGGCGGGCTGCTGCACCTTCGCCTCGGCAGGCTCCACGTCTACGCGGTGTCGACGCCGGAGTACGCGCGCGAGGTGCTGCACGTGCAGGACGCCGCCCTCTCGAACCGCCCGGCCACCATCGCCGTCGTCTACCTCACCTACGGCCGCTCCGACATGGCGTTCGCGCACAACGGCGCCTACTGGCGGCAGATGCGCAAGCTCTGCGTCACCAAGATCTTCAGCCGACGCCGCGCCGAGACGTGGCTCGCTGTGCGCGAGGGGTACGGGGCGCTGGCCTGCGCCGTTAGCAGGCGCTGTGGCGAGGCCGTCAACCTCGGCGAGCTCATCTTCAACCTCACCGTCAGTGTCATCTTCCGCGCCGCCTTCAGCACCCGCGACGAGGATGGGCTGGATGAGTTCATCGCCATTCTCCAGGAGTTCTCAAGCCTCCTAGGATTGTTCCACATCGGTGACTTCTTCCCGTGGCTCGGCTGGGTGGGCCGGCGGGGCTTCAACCGCCGCCTCCGCACGGCGCGCGGCGCTCTCGACAAGTTTATCGACAGGATCATCGACGAGCACATGAAGAGGGGAAAGAACGCCGCCGACCCCGAAGCTGACTTGGTAGACGGCCTGCTCGCGTTTCTCGCCGAGGCAAACCCAATCAGCGGGAAGCACAGAGAGGACGCCCTCCGCTTCACCCGCGATAACGCCAAGGCCATGATTATG GACATGTTGTTTGGTGGGCCAGAGACAGTGGGGTCCATGACCGAGTGGGCGATGGCGGAGATGATGCGTAGCCCAGACGACCTACGGCGACTGCAGCGGGAGCTCGCCAATGTGGTGGGGCTCCACCGTACCGTGGATGAGACCGACCTCGACAAGCTCCCTTTCCTCAGATGCGTCGTCAAGGAGGCGCTCCGCATGCACCCACCCATCCCACTACTCCTCCACGAGGCTGCTAAAGATTGCTTTGTCGGTGGCTACTCTGTGCCCAAAGGCTCCCGCGTGTTGGTGAATGCTTGGGCGATCAACCGTGACCCCGGGGCCTGGAAGGACGGCGACACGTTCCGACCTTCGCGGTTCATGCCCGGCGAGGGAGAGGCCGCCGAGCTGGACCTCAACGGCGGCTGCTACGAGTTCTTGCCGTTTGGGTCCGGCCGGCGCTCGTGCCCTGCGCAGGGGCTTGGCCAACATGCGGTGGAGTTCGCTGTCGCGCAGCTCGCGCACGGATTCAACTGGGAGCTGCCCGATGGCATGAAGCCCGCGGAGCTTGACATGGGCGACATCTTTGGCCTCACCGCATTACGTGCCACGCGGCTCTACGCCGTGCCCACACCACGCCTCACTTGCCCCATGTAA